From Granulimonas faecalis:
ACCGGCGAGCCGTCGGGGTTGGTGCCCGACGCCTGGACTGGGATGGTGACCGGGGGAACGGCGTCGGGGTCGTTGGGCGGGTCGAGGACCTTGCCGTTCACGGTGGTGTGGAGCTCGACGGTCACCTTGGAGTCACCGGGCACGTCGCCCACGGGCACCTTCACGGTGCGGGTCTCGGGGTCGAAGAGCTCCTTGGGGTCGTATGTCTTCACCGTGCCGTCGGGGTAGCGCACCTCGATCGGGTCGTCGGAGAGGTCGACTCCCACCGGGAGGGGGACCTCGACGTCCACGCCCTTCCAGTAGCTGTCGGGGTCACCGGTGTTGGAGACCACCACGGTGGTCTCCAGATCGTCGCCGACCTGAGGGTGGGCCGCCTCGGGGTCGGTGGTGTTGCGGGTCTCGGCGGTGATGGAGGTGGTGGGGTTTGGTACCCATACGGCGTAGTAGGTGCGCTCGCCGTCAGGCTCCTCCCACAGCTGCTCGTCGGGGTCGAAGTCGGCCTTGAGCGAGCCCTTCTCGGTGCTCCAACCCATGAAGGAGTAGCCGTCGCGCACGGGGGTCCCGGCAGGGGGCGTCACGGTGTCCAGGGCGTGCTTGTCCTGGACGATGGGGGAGGCGTCGGCCGGGGCGTCGGGGTCGTCGGGGTCCGGCATGGCGCCGCCGTCCAGGTCGAAGACGACCTTGACCGGCTTGGGGCTCCACTGGGCGTACAGCTTCACACTCCCCTTGAGCTCGGTGTTCTCGTCAAAGGCGGCGCCCGACCCGTCGGCGGCCGTGTTCCAACCGTCGAAGCGCCAGCCGTCGGTGGTGGGGGCGTCGGGCACGCCCTCGGCCTTGGAGGCGGATCCCGGGTAATAGGCGTCGTCGACGGTGTCCCCGGGGAGGTAGGCGCCGATGTCGTAATAGTAGGAGCCGCCGTCCGCCCTGGCGGTCGCCTGCCACAGGCCCGAGGTCGAAGCGCGCCAGAAGACCGGGGCAACCGTCCCGTCGGCCTTGGCCTTGGGCTGCTCGAGGTCGGCGTCGTTCTTGTAATAGGTCACGTCGAAGGTCTCGAGGACGTCCAGATACTTGATGCTCTCGAGATAGGCGCCCTTCTTGTTGCCCGAGGTGTACCACTTGTAGATCATGCGGTAGTGGCCGAGGTCGGCGAGCTCGGTGTGGCGCTGGCGCAGGAGGAGCTCCTTGACCGAGTCGGTGAGCTCCACCTCCACCCAGTTGCCCTCGTCGTCCTGGCGCTCCATGGCCACATCCACGACACCGCCCACCACCGAGAGCTGCACGTCGGCGAAGTCCTCGGAGTCGGCGGGGAACGGCTCCTGCTTGAGAGTGCCGGTGCCCAGGTCCACGGCACTGCCTGTGGAGAAGTTCACGCCCAGGCGGTGGTCGTAGGAGACGAAGCCCTCGTCGGTGTTGACGGGCAGGGGGCGGGCGCCCTCGCGGGCCACGTAGGCGACGTGGTCGATGCCGCGGGAGGTGGCGAGGGACAGCGTGGTGGTGGGGACGAGGCGCATGCGGCGGGTGCCGGTGGCCTGGGTGCCGTCGGGGGCGGTGTAGACCACCTCGACCGTGGTCCAGCCAACCCCGGGTGCAAGGCTCTTGACCTCGTAGGTCTTGTCGTCGAGGACGATGACCGGGATGTCGTTGTCACCCACCACGGAACTGTAGATCTCGTCGGCGGTCCAGCTCACCGCATAGGCCGGGTCGCCCACCATGGCGTCGTTGGTGAAGGGGAAGACGTAGGTGATCTTGCGCACGGAGTCGTGGGCCGTGTCCTCGAAGTCGCCGTTGGAGGGGTAGAGCATGGCGGTGCACACCGAGGCCATGGAGTAGGCCGTCATGGTGTTGCGGTCGGCCTCGGCGAACTCCTGGGGGTCGTTGAAGCGCTTGAGCTGGGGGTAGACGCCGTCCTTTGCCAGCCACAGGTCGCCGGAGAAGCCGGGGAGGTTGGCCAGGGCCCCGGAACCGGTCATCTCCTTGGTGAGCAGGCCGGTGACGCCGGCGGGCTCCGCGGTGCGCATGTCCATGGCGGTGGTCTGCATGTCGAAGAAGCATGCGGTGTAGGAGGCCCCGCCGTTGGCGCCCACGAAGCCGCCCACCGTGGCGTCGTTGCCGTCGGTGGTGAGGGCGCCCACCTCGCCGGCGGCGAAGCACTGGGCGAAGCGGATGTTTCCGTCGGCGCTGCCCACGAAGCCGCCCATGTTGGAGGCCGAGGACTGCATGCCGGTCATGGTGGTGGAATAGCAGTTGGTGTACTGGGAGGGTGTCGCCGAGGACGTGCCGCCGGTGGCGTCGCCCACGAAGCCGCCCACCTGACTGGTGCCCTCCACCACGCCGGAGGCACCGCAGTTGACGAAGGCGTTGTTGTAGTGGTTGACGCCGTTGAAGACGCCTGTCTGGGTGTTGCCGTACATGGTGATGTTGCAGAAGCAGTTCTCCACGTAGCAGTAGCCCGGGCACGAGACGAAGCCGCCGGAGTGGCCGCCGGTGGAGATGGTCACGCCGTCCACCGCGTAGGAGTTGGTGACAGTGCCGCCCATGAGCGGGGCCGTGAAGTTGCCGATGCAGCTGGCCCCATGGGTGTAGACGCGCACGGTGCGACAGTTGTTGATGAAGGACCCCGTGGGGGCCGCGAGCTTGTTGCCCGAGCCGTCGACGGCACTGAATCCGGTGCTCCACCCTACGAGGAGACCGGCCACGAAGTCGCCGCCGGTCACCAGGGAGTCCTCCACGCCCACGTTGTCCACGAGGCCGCGGGCGAAGTAGCCCACGGCCACCGCCTGGTTGTACCCGCCGCCACTGCGGACCTCGGCATAGCGGAAGGTGATGTCACACATGGTGAAGGAGGGGTTGTTCACCGAGGCGATGAAGGCCAGGCCCGGGCCGGTGGCGGAGGAGGTGCTGGTGCCCGCCACATAGAGGTTGTAGACCGTGTGGCCGTTGCCGTCGATCAGCACGGTGCCGGAGTCGAAGCCCGTGGCCGGGGCCCACTGCCGCCTGCCCTGGCCGCCCATGTCGAGGTCGGCGGTGAGCCGCAGGCTCTTCTGGGTCGCGGGGGCCGAGTGCATGACCCAGGAGAGCTCGGCGGGGGTGCCCACCAGCCAGGGGTCGTCGGCCGTGCCGGAGCCGCGACCGGGCTGGGACGACGTGCCGTCCCACGGCGCGAGGCCGGTGTCGCGGTCGAGGGCCGCGAAGGTGTCCTCGCAGGCCTGCCACTGGCGGGCCAGGTACTGGGCCCACGTCTCCGCGTAGGCCGCGGTGGGGGCCGCGGCCAGGGAACCTGCCGCCAGGACCACGGCCATCAGGACCGCCGCGACCCGGCGCGCCCCCTTTTGGGTGGCCTTCTTCAGGGTCTCCATGGGAACTCCCCTCGATTCAGCTGCATTTAAGAGTAGTATCTGCTTTCTTACAGCAATCTGATGGAGTGTGTCAATCGACCCGGGCGGCGACGCGGCCGGGGGCCGAGAGCGTCGGCTCCATGGTCGCAGGGAGCCGGCCGGAGGCGACGGACCCGGCGGGGCGGCCCGACTGGCAGGCCCACCCCCATGCCAAAGGCCGCTGCGGCATGGGTTTCTCGCCCGAAAGGGTGCCTAGACCCATGCCGGTGACTCCTCCGGCATGGGTCGTCACCATAAAGTGAGAAACATGCAAAGTGACAGATGGGGCAGGCACCTCTGTCACGCGTCTGTCACGCGGGGCACCCCCCCCCGTCACGCGGAGGCTAGCGGCCGGTGCCTCGACCCATGACGCCGAAGGTCCGCAGGAAGATCTGGAGGTCCAGGGAGGGGGAGGCGTGCTCGATGTAGTAGAGCTCCAGCTCCTGGCGGGTACCTGTGGAGTAGTCGGCGTCGTTGCGCGCCTCCACCTGCCACCAGCCGGTAATGCCCGGCAGGCGGCTGCAGAACTCGGCGGCCCGGTCGCCGTACTGCCCCAGCTCGGCGTCGACCACGGGGCGCGGCCCCACGATGGACATCTGGCCCGCAAGGACGTTCAGGAACTGCGGCAGCTCGTCGATGGACGTGCGGCGCAGGAAGCGCCCCACGGAGGTGATACGCGGATCGTCGTCGACCTTGCGCTCCTTCTCCCACTGGTCCAGCTGCTCGGGGGTGAAGTAGCGCTCCACGTCGTCGGCGTCGGCTGCCATGGACCGGAATTTCAGCAGGTTGAAGTGACGGCCGCCCAACCCCACCCGCTCCTGGGTGTAGAAGGGGCTCCCCTTGGACTGGAGGGCGATGATCGCGGCCATGACGAGGCAGGGCGCGAGCAGCACGACGATGACGAGGAGCGACACCACGATGTCGGCGAGGCGTTTGACAAAGCGGTAGCCCCACGGGTCGCCTGCACGACCCGTGGATCTTCGGGGAGAGCCGCTCTCTCTTCTCTTCGTCACCACCGCACGGGTCCTATCCACAGACTTCGTCCCTGAAATACAGGGGCAAAAGATTGCCCATAGAAACGGATTTATCTTACGCTAAGTTATTTTCCAAGTCTGTGTGTGACAAAAAATGCACCTCTGAACCTGCGGGTCCAGAGGTGCATCGTCGTCAGGGCACCCGGGGCGGCAGCCCCGTCGGCCGAGGTCACTCCTCCCCGGCGTCCTCCCCGTCGTCGTCGGGGCGCTGGTCGTGGCCGCCGCGCAGACGGTCGAGCCAGCCGTCGCGGTCGGCGTCCTCTCCGGCCTCCTCGCCCTCGCCGGGCTCGGCCTCGGGCTCGGGCGCGATCACCCGCAGCAGGGCGATGCGGCGGCCGCGCATGGACTGCACGCGGAAGCGCCAGCCATCCACGTCGAATACCTCGCCCGGGCCCGGCAGGCCGTCGGCGAGGTCCAGGATGAACCCAGCCACGGTCTCGTACTCGTCGGACTCCTCGATGGGCCAGCCCAGCTCGGCGGCGTCGTCGATGGGAAAACGGCCGTCCACGAGCCACTCGCGCTCGGAGAGCTTGGTGAGGTACTTGTTGTCGGGGTCGAACTCGTCCTCGATCTCGCCCACGACCTCCTCCACGATGTCCTCGATGGTGATGACGCCGGCGGTGCCGCCGTACTCGTCAACCACGATGACCATCTGGTCGTGGCTCGTCTGCATCTCGGAGAGCAGCGGGATGATGTCCTTGGTGTCGGGCACGAAGTCGGCCTCGCGCACGAAGCCGGCGATGGGGGCGTCGCCCTTGCCCTCGTCGATGATGGGGCTGATGAGGTCCTTGATGTGGGCGATGCCCACGATGCGGTCCACGTCCTCGTGGTAGACGGGGATGCGGGAGTAGCCCGTCTTGCGCATGCACGCGAGCACCGAGCTCAGGGTCTCGGTGTCCTCGAGCGCCGTCATGTCCACGCGGGGCACCATGACCTGGCGGGCGGCCGCGTCGCCGAGGTCGAAGATCTCGTGGATCATCGACTTCTCCTCGTCGGTGAGCTCCTCGGCGTCGCTCACCATGTAGCGGATCTCCTCCTCGGAGACGTTCTGGCGCTCGTCGGCGCTCCGCACACCCAGCAGGCGGGAGATGCCGTTGGCGCTCTTGGCGGTGATCCAGATGAGCGGTTTGGCGGCCACGGTGAAGCCCTTGAGAAAGCCCGCCACGCGCTTTGAGACGCCCTCGCAGTCGGCCAGGGCAATACGCTTGGGCACCAGCTCGCCGATGACGATGGAGAAGTACGACACCACGAGGGTGATGATCACGGGTGCCAGGCCGGCGGCCACGGTGGCCGGCACGCCCACGGAGGCCATCCACACGGCGAACGGGTCGGACAGGTTGGTGGCGGCCACGGCGGAGCTGGCAAATCCCACGAGGGTGATGGCTACCTGGATGGCGGCCAAGAGGTCGCCGGAGTCGCCGGAGAGCTCGAGGGCCGTCTTAGCCTTGGCGCTGCCCTCCTCGGCATCGCGCTCCAGCAGTGGGCGCTTGACGTTGACCAGGGCCATCTCGCTCATGGAGAAGAAGCCGTTGACCAGGGTCAACAGCAGGGTGACGACGATACTTACGGCTATGTCCATCTACGTGTTCGACCTACTTCACTAGGAGTGCGCGAGCTCGAACCCGGCGGCCTTGACGGCCTCCTCGACCTGCTCGGGCGTGAGGTCGCCCTCGAAGGTCACGGTGCCCGAGGCGGAATCGGCGGCGACGGCGGTAGCGCCGCGGTCCTCGAGCTCCATGGTCACGAGCATCTCGCAGTGCTTGCAGTGCATTCCCGATACGGAAATCTTTCCCATAGCTTCCTCCTTGCATAATCGGGATACGAGAAGGGGCCCGCCAGGCGGGCCCCTCCGATACTACCGTGAACCGCCAGCTCACTCTGCGGCGGCCACCATGGTCCGCACCTTCTCCTGAAGGTCGTCCAAGTAGGCCTGGTCGGGGCGCCAGTTGAGGCTCACCGGGTCCAGGGGCAGCTGGAAGCCGGTGTCGGCGAGCACCTGCTGCACCTGCTTCTGGGCCACCGGCGCCCAGCCGTAGGAGCCGAAGGCCAGGCCGACGCGGGTGTCGTTGCGCGGGGAGAGGCCGCGGAAGTACGTGAGGAACTTGGCGACGTTGGGCATCATCTGCATGTTGAGGGTGGAGGAACCCACGCACACGTACTTGCAGTCGAGGATGTAGGCCAGGATGTCGCTCTCGTGGGTGTACTTGAGGTCGAAGTACCGGCAGTCGACCTCCTCCTGCACGAAGGCCTCGCAGATGGCCTTGGCCATCTTCTCGGTGGAGTCCCACATGGTGTCGTAGACGATGGCGCACTTGTCCACGCGCTCGTTCTTGGTCCAGCGGCTGTAGCACTCGAGGATGTCGGGGATATGCTCGGTCCAGATGACGCCGTGGGCAGGGCAGATCATCTCGAGGTCCAGGCCCTCCACGGCGGCGAGGGCCTTGGCGGCCTGCATGCCGTAGGGCTGTACGATGTTGGCGTAGTACTTGCGGGCCTGCTTCATGACCTCGCAGCAGTCGGAGTCCACGTCGAAGCGCGTGGTGGACGCGAAGTGCTGGCCGAAGGCGTCGTTGGAGAAGAGCACCTTGTCGTACTCGTCATAGGTGACCATGTTGTCGGGCCAGTGGACCATGGGGGTCTCGATGAACGTGAGGGTGCGCTTGCCGATGTTCAGGGTGTCGCCGGTCTTGACGGGCTGGAAGTCGATGCCCGCGCCCTGGTAATGCTTGGCGAGCTCGCCGACGGCCTTGGTGCTGCAGTAGAAGGTGGCGTTGGGGCAGGCCTGGGCGACGAGGGGCAGGCTGCCGGAGTGGTCCATCTCCACATGGTTGGTAATGACGACGTCGATCTTGGCGGGGTCGATCACGGACGACACACGCTGGAGCAGCTCGCCGTGGAACTTCTCCTTGACGGTGTCGATGAGGGTGACCTTCTCGTCCACGATCAGGTAGGCGTTGTAGGTGATGCCCTTCTCGGTGGTGTAGCCGTGGAAGTGGCGCTCGTTCCAGTCGAGGGCACCCACCCAATAGACATCGGGCTTGATCTGCTGTGCGACCTGCATCAAAGCTCCTTTCAAGCCCCGGGGCATCCCGGGCGCGCGGGCCGGCCCGCGGTCGGGGCCGGAGTGACGGTCTGCGTCTGAATGTACCCCCATAAGGGGCGGCGGACCCCATCACGGCGCCTTTCGATGGAGCTTCCACGGGTTTTGGCGGTTTGGCATACCAAGGGGCGGGGCGGGACCTCGACACCCGGCCGGGCACGGCGCCCCCTCCTCGGCACCCAGCCCCCTCGGCACCTGAATGCGATTGAGGGCGACCCTGGGGGCCGACGGGGGCCGAAAACCGCCCCCAACCGCGTTCAGGCAGGCAGAATCCGCCCCTGGACGCGTTCAGGTGCGGAGGAGGCCACCCTCGGACGCATTCAGGTGCCGAGTGGGGCGCGGCTGGGCGTTAGGACGTCAGCCCTTGCAGCGCCTGCTGCCCTTGAGCACCCGGAGGGCACCGGCCGTGACCGCGGCCACGCCAGCGCCGATCCACGGCAGGAGGGGCGCCACCACGTCGCCGGTCTTGGCGATCAGGCCGGTGACGGGCACCACCACGGCCTTGAGGGGCTCGGGCAGCTTCTCCACCAGGTCGGAGGGCCGCCCGGGCGTGCCGGGCCCCTGGGGCTCGCCAGGCCCACCGGGCCCGCCAGGCTCGCCGGGAGTCGAGGGGCCCTCGGGGGCGGTGTAGGTGTTCACGAACTCCATGGGGGCGTCGGCCGGGCAAGCCTCGTCCACATCCGCGCCGTCGTCGGACCTGACCCGCGTGACGGAGACGGACCTGGAGAGCCCGCCGGTGGCCTCATCCTCGGTCACCTCGTAGACCACCCGGTACAGGGCCTGGGAGTAGGCCATGGACTCCTCTGAGCCGGCCTTCTCGCCCACGAGGTAGGAGTAGGTGCCGGGCTCGGAGAAGGTCACCGCGCCGAAGGTCCCCATGGGGCTCTCCTCGGTGGCCGTCACGGTAGCGGGGTCGGGCATGGGCGCGCCCTCGGTCTCGGCGGTGACCACGAGGTCGAACGCGTCGTCGTCGGTCCAGTCGCGGCCCACGAGGACCTTCTTGGCAGCCACGCCGAAGACCGGGTCGACGACGGGGGTGGTCGTGAAGGTGCTGTCGAACACCGCCTCGCCGCCCGCCACCTCATGGGTGGCGGAGAGCGTGCCGTCGCCGTCGTCCACCACGGTGGTGGTCACGGTGTAGACGGCGTCGTCGTAGGTGATGCCGGGCTTCCCGTCGTTCACCTCGACCAGGGTGTAGGCGTACACGCCGGGCTGGGTGTAGGTGACCGGGGATAGGGTCACGGTGCCGTCGGTGCCGTCGGCGCCGTTGGTGCCGCTGGCCGCCACCTCGCCGTCCTCATCCACGAGCTGGAACCGGAACTCGCCGTCGGCCAGGGGGCGGCCCGCGAGCTCCTTGGTGGTGCTCACGCGGCCGGAGCCCTCGGCGGTGCCGGTGGGGTTGCCGGCCTTGGGGATGGCCGCCCAGCGGGCGTTGCCCAGCAGCGGGGAGCCGATGCGGGTGGCCACGGCGCCGTCCACCACCTCGACGGAGTCCTGGGCCATGAGCTCGGCGCCGCTGAAGGGCACCACGCACTGCACGATGCGGGCGGAACCCTGGCGGTGGTAGTCGACGACCACGTAGTAGGTGCCGTCGGGGTCGATCTGGTCGAGGGAGGTGAGCTGGGTGCCCACGCTGCCGCCCTCGCCCAGCTCCCCTTCGGTGCCGTCACCGTAGACGGGGCGGTTGGCCTGGAAGTAATAGAAGCGGTTGCTGGCCGAGGGGGCGAAGGTCACCATGGCGTCGCCCACGGTCCGGGTGCTGTCAGGCCCCTCGGCGTCGGCGGCGCCCTTGGCGCTGTAGCGGTTGCTGTAGAAGTCCACGCCGCCGTCGGCGTTGCGGTGGGCGGCCTTGTAGTCGGCGTCCACCCGGGTCAGGTCCACCGCCCCGTTTGAGATCACGGCGTCGGAGAAGCCCACGGTGTAGTGGAGCCTGAACGGCTGGGCCTCCACCGACCCGCGGTTGGAGGTGTAGTCGGTCTGGTTGCCGCTCCCGTCGACGGTGATCGTCTCCACGCGCACCGGCAGGGCGTCGGCGGGGAGCACGCAGGTGAGCTCCTCGGTGCCGTCGTCGCCGGTGTCAACGGACACCTTGATGTCGCCGAGGTTGAAGGAGGTCCCGTACACCGGGTTGACGACCTCCCGGCTGGGAAGGGAGTAGGTACCGTCGGCGTTCTCGGTCACCGGGTAGGTGGTGCCGAAGAGCTCCACCCCCTGCACCTCCCTCACGGTCATGTAGCGGCCGATGGGGTCGCGGTAGGTGAGGGGCGTCGCCGCCTCGCCCATGGCGTCGGTCACCGGGTTGAAGGCGGTCTGCTGGAGCTGGGTGATGATGCTGGCGAAGATGTCGGATAGGTCGTCGGTGCCGGCCACGTAGGCGCCGTCGTTGTAGGCGAGCGACGATATGTCGTCGGCGGCGGCGGGGTGGTTGAGGGTGACGTTGACAGGTCGTTGAAATGGCCGGGTTCCATTGAGGTTCACCTGCACCGAAGGGCGCCCCCCACTGCGGTAGGTGTTCCAGGCGTCGGTTATATCCTTGGCCTGGGAGGAGAGGGGGCCGTTGGCAGGGTCGAGGTAGCGGGCCGGGTCGAGGGTGACGTTGGCGAGGCTGAGCTCGTTGCCGGCGAGGTCACCCACGCGAACGGTGAAGACCCGGGTGCTCGAGGCGCCGTCCACGCCGTAGTGCCTGTCCACCTGCCTTCGACGGCCACGGTGACGTCAGGGCGACCGCTGGCGGTCACGGTGAGCCTGCGCGCCCCTGTGCCACTTGAGCCCCGGTAGATGAACCTCGTCTCGTCGTAGTGGCCCAGGGGCAGGACCGGGTCGGACCGGTTGGCGTCATAGGTACCGCTGCCGAAGGTGCTCACGGCCGCGCGGTTATAGGGGTTGGCCTCCATGAGCTGCCTGACCGTGCTGTCGAGGACCTCGGTGGCGGCCTCCATGCGCCCGTTGTCCATGGACCCGGACAGGTCCACGATGAAGGCCACGTCCAGGGGGTTCTCGACCTCCCTGTTGACAACCCTCGACGACCCCAAGGCGGAGAAGGTGGCGTGGAAGACCCCCCCCCGGGCGCCTTGGGCGGCGTCGGTGGTCACCGACTTGTCGGTCCACACACGGCCGGCAAAACGGCTGTTGAGGGGTTCCTCGTTGCCGAGGATGGCGCTGAAGCCGTCGGCCGTGGAGGGGTCGGCCACCCACGTCATGGTCTGGGTCGAGGCCCCCGCCGTGGTGGCCCCCACGGCGACGACGGCCGCCACGGCCGCTGCCAGCAGGGCGGCGACCCGGCACAGGCCCGGGCGTTTCCGGGGGCTCGTCTGCCGAAGGAGCCCGAGGCGCCTCACGTCCATGGTCTCTCTCCTTCTTGCCTGTATATAGAGTGCGCATAGAGCAGAGAGATACTATCCATCTCTCTGATGCCCTACGGCCGACGCCACGCAGTCTGTCAGTTAGAAAAAGAGTCTTCTGTCATATCCGGATGACGTCAAGAAACGGCGGCGCGAAACCGCCCGGCATCGCCGGCGGCGGAATACCCTTCGCCTGAAATCAAAGGAGGGCGCAATTTAAGGCGCGGGGTCCCCGCACCCCGGGCCCCCTCCTCAAAAAATCGGCAAACGGTTGCCCATGGCCCCGTCCCCGACAGGGTCGCACCCCGCCCCACCAGAAAAAGGCGCCCCCGACGGCACGGAACCGTCAGGGGCGCCCTCGGGCGCTCGGATATGGGTGGCCCGAGCCCACGCCCGGTCCGGCAGGAGGCTACCTCCCCTGGCTGCGACACTCCTGGTACTCCTTGGCCAGGCGCTCCTGGACGTCGTGGGGCACCTGCTCGTAGCCCTCCACCTCGATGGTGTACTCGCCGGTGCCGCGGGAGAGCGACCTCAGGCGGGTGGCGTAGTCCACCACCTCGGCGTAGGGGGCGCGGGCCCGGATGGAGACCTCGCCCTTGTCGGTGGTCTCCATGCCCTCCACGCGGCCGCGGGAGGCCGAGATGTCGCCCATGATGGAGCCGGCGTAGCTCTCGGGCACGGTGATCTGCAGGGTGGCCATGGGCTCGAGCAGCACGGCCTCGGCCTGGGACACGGCGTCCTGGAAGCCCAGGCGCGCGGCGGTGCGGAACGCCATCTCGTTGGAGTCCACCGGGTGGAACTGGCCGTCGTAGAGGGCCACCTTGACGTCGATCATGGGGTAGCCGGCCAGCACGCCATCGCGCATGGTCTCCTGGGCGCCCTTGTCCACCGCGGGGATGAAGCCGCGGGGCACGGCACCGCCCACGACCTCGTCGAGGAACTCGTAGCCGCCGTCGGGGTTGGGCTCGATGCGGATGCGCACGTCGGCGAACTGCCCGGCGCCGCCGGTCTGCTTCTTGTGGCGGCCGTGGCCCGTGGCGGTGCGGCGGATGGTCTCGCGGTACGGGATGCGCAGGGGCACGGTGTGGGCGCCCACGTTGGCGCGGCTCTCCAGTCGGTCCAGCAGCACGGAGACCTGGGCCTCGCCGATGGCGCTGATCACGGTCTGGCCGGTGTCCTCGTCGCGGTCCACCTTGAGGGTGGGGTCGGCGTCGGCCATCTTCTCGAGGAAGGTGAAGAGCTTGTCCTCGCTGCCGCGCTGATCGGCCTCGATGGCGATGCGGTAGAGCGAGTTGGGGAAGCGGAACGCCGCGGCCTCCACCTTGCCGGTGGCCGAGAGCGTGTCGCCGGTCTGGGCGTCGAGCTTGGGCACCACCACGATGTCGCCGGCCTCCGCGCTCCTCACCTCGGTGGTGTCGCGGCCCATCATGCGGTAGAGGTGCGCCAGGCGCTCGGTCTTGCGGGTGCGGGCATTGACGAGCTCCAGGCCCGGCGTGACGGTGCCGGTGAGCACCTTGGCAAAGGCGAGGCGGCCCTGCTGGGGGTCGTTGAGGATCTTGAAGACGAAGACCACCGGGCGGTCGTCGTCGGGGTCCACGTCGAGCAGCTCGCCGTTGACCAGCGGGACCTTGCCGTAGGTGTCGGGGCTGGGGAAGTACGCCACGATGTCGTCCAGGAGGGAGACGACGCCCTCCTCCTTGGTGCACACGCCCGCGAACACCGGCACGAAGATGCGCTCGGCGATAGCGCGGGAGAGCAGGCCCTCGACCTCGTCGTCCGTGAGAGGCTCGCCTTCCAGGTACTTCATCATAAGGTCGTCGTCGGCCTCCACCACAAGGTCGCAGATGGCGTCACGGGCGGCCTGGGCGGCGCCCACGTACTGCTCGGGCAGGTCGAAGACCTGGGCCTTGCCGTCGGGGCCGAGGCGGCGGCCCTTCATGCGGATGACGTCGATGATGCCCTCGAAGTCGCTGCCCACCCCCATGGGCAGCGTCACGGGGGCGAGGCGGTTGCCGAAGCGCTCGGTGAGCGCCGCGAGGGTGTCGTCGTAGGCGGTCTCGGAGCGGTCGATGCGGTTGACGAAGACCGCGCGCGCCAGGGAGAGGTCCTCGGCCGCGTACCAGAGGCGCGTGGTGGTGGACTGGGCGCCCGAGGCGGCGTCCACCACGAAGACCGCGGTCTCGCAGGCGGCCATGGCCGAGTAGGCGTCGCCGATGAAGTCGGGGTAGCACGGGGCGTCGATGACGTTGAGGCGGCAGCCCTCCCAGTTCACCGGCGCCACGGAGAGCTTGATGGAGAAGGAGCGTTTCTCCTCCTCGGGGTCGTAGTCGAGGGTGGGCTTGGTTCCGGAGTGGCCGCCCAGGCGGTTGGTGGCACCGCTCAGGTGGAGCATGGCCTCGGCGAGCATCGTCTTACCAACGCCACCCTGGCCTACAAGCACGACGTTCTTGACCTTCTCTGCCATGGCTGCCTCCCAATAAGAGACGTCGCCGCGGCCACGGGGCCGCGGCGCGGTTTACCTTCTGTTCAGCCTACCCCACAACTGGTATGGCAGATGTGTCGAATCGGCGCCCGTCCGCGAGCGGCGGGTCGCGCCGGGGCGGGGCCGGCTGGAAATCGCGATTCCATGCCCCCGTGGCCGCCGCCGCAGCGCCGATACCGGCAGGAAACCGCGATCGCAGGCCGTTTTTCCAGCTCCTTCCCCCTCGGATCCGGTCGGAAC
This genomic window contains:
- a CDS encoding Spy0128 family protein; the protein is MGEAATPLTYRDPIGRYMTVREVQGVELFGTTYPVTENADGTYSLPSREVVNPVYGTSFNLGDIKVSVDTGDDGTEELTCVLPADALPVRVETITVDGSGNQTDYTSNRGSVEAQPFRLHYTVGFSDAVISNGAVDLTRVDADYKAAHRNADGGVDFYSNRYSAKGAADAEGPDSTRTVGDAMVTFAPSASNRFYYFQANRPVYGDGTEGELGEGGSVGTQLTSLDQIDPDGTYYVVVDYHRQGSARIVQCVVPFSGAELMAQDSVEVVDGAVATRIGSPLLGNARWAAIPKAGNPTGTAEGSGRVSTTKELAGRPLADGEFRFQLVDEDGEVAASGTNGADGTDGTVTLSPVTYTQPGVYAYTLVEVNDGKPGITYDDAVYTVTTTVVDDGDGTLSATHEVAGGEAVFDSTFTTTPVVDPVFGVAAKKVLVGRDWTDDDAFDLVVTAETEGAPMPDPATVTATEESPMGTFGAVTFSEPGTYSYLVGEKAGSEESMAYSQALYRVVYEVTEDEATGGLSRSVSVTRVRSDDGADVDEACPADAPMEFVNTYTAPEGPSTPGEPGGPGGPGEPQGPGTPGRPSDLVEKLPEPLKAVVVPVTGLIAKTGDVVAPLLPWIGAGVAAVTAGALRVLKGSRRCKG
- a CDS encoding FprA family A-type flavoprotein, which codes for MQVAQQIKPDVYWVGALDWNERHFHGYTTEKGITYNAYLIVDEKVTLIDTVKEKFHGELLQRVSSVIDPAKIDVVITNHVEMDHSGSLPLVAQACPNATFYCSTKAVGELAKHYQGAGIDFQPVKTGDTLNIGKRTLTFIETPMVHWPDNMVTYDEYDKVLFSNDAFGQHFASTTRFDVDSDCCEVMKQARKYYANIVQPYGMQAAKALAAVEGLDLEMICPAHGVIWTEHIPDILECYSRWTKNERVDKCAIVYDTMWDSTEKMAKAICEAFVQEEVDCRYFDLKYTHESDILAYILDCKYVCVGSSTLNMQMMPNVAKFLTYFRGLSPRNDTRVGLAFGSYGWAPVAQKQVQQVLADTGFQLPLDPVSLNWRPDQAYLDDLQEKVRTMVAAAE
- a CDS encoding vWA domain-containing protein, with product MDVRRLGLLRQTSPRKRPGLCRVAALLAAAVAAVVAVGATTAGASTQTMTWVADPSTADGFSAILGNEEPLNSRFAGRVWTDKSVTTDAAQGARGGVFHATFSALGSSRVVNREVENPLDVAFIVDLSGSMDNGRMEAATEVLDSTVRQLMEANPYNRAAVSTFGSGTYDANRSDPVLPLGHYDETRFIYRGSSGTGARRLTVTASGRPDVTVAVEGRWTGTTAWTAPRAPGSSPFAWVTSPATSSASPTSPSTRPATSTLPTAPSPPRPRI
- the fusA gene encoding elongation factor G, which produces MAEKVKNVVLVGQGGVGKTMLAEAMLHLSGATNRLGGHSGTKPTLDYDPEEEKRSFSIKLSVAPVNWEGCRLNVIDAPCYPDFIGDAYSAMAACETAVFVVDAASGAQSTTTRLWYAAEDLSLARAVFVNRIDRSETAYDDTLAALTERFGNRLAPVTLPMGVGSDFEGIIDVIRMKGRRLGPDGKAQVFDLPEQYVGAAQAARDAICDLVVEADDDLMMKYLEGEPLTDDEVEGLLSRAIAERIFVPVFAGVCTKEEGVVSLLDDIVAYFPSPDTYGKVPLVNGELLDVDPDDDRPVVFVFKILNDPQQGRLAFAKVLTGTVTPGLELVNARTRKTERLAHLYRMMGRDTTEVRSAEAGDIVVVPKLDAQTGDTLSATGKVEAAAFRFPNSLYRIAIEADQRGSEDKLFTFLEKMADADPTLKVDRDEDTGQTVISAIGEAQVSVLLDRLESRANVGAHTVPLRIPYRETIRRTATGHGRHKKQTGGAGQFADVRIRIEPNPDGGYEFLDEVVGGAVPRGFIPAVDKGAQETMRDGVLAGYPMIDVKVALYDGQFHPVDSNEMAFRTAARLGFQDAVSQAEAVLLEPMATLQITVPESYAGSIMGDISASRGRVEGMETTDKGEVSIRARAPYAEVVDYATRLRSLSRGTGEYTIEVEGYEQVPHDVQERLAKEYQECRSQGR